In a genomic window of Gigantopelta aegis isolate Gae_Host chromosome 9, Gae_host_genome, whole genome shotgun sequence:
- the LOC121381549 gene encoding uncharacterized PE-PGRS family protein PE_PGRS46-like: MAPITQGVSSKAPPCGEDLSSLRSGYAVLTTGATGGAGYAVLTTGATGGAGYAVLTTGATGGARYAVLTTGATGGARYAVLTTGVTGGAGYAVLTTGATGGARYAVLTTGATGGAGYAVLTTGATGGAGYAVLTTGATGEARYAVLTTGATGGARYAVLTTGATGGARYAVLTTGATGGARYAVLTTGATGGERYAVLTTGATGGARYAVLTTGATGGARYAVLTTGATGGARYAVLTTGATGGARYAVLTTGATGGALMLYS, encoded by the exons ATGGCTCCTATTACACAGGGCGTCAGCAGCAAAGCGCCCCCCTGTGGCGAAGATTTGTCATCGCTTCGGTCAG gatatgctgtACTCACGACGGGTGCcactggtggggcaggatatgctgtACTCACGACGGGTGCcactggtggggcaggatatgcagTACTCacgacgggtgccaccggtggggcacgATATGCTGTACTCacgacgggtgccaccggtggggcacgATATGCTGTACTCACGACGGGtgtcaccggtggggcaggatatgctgtACTCacgacgggtgccaccggtggggcacgATATGCTGTACTCacgacgggtgccaccggtggggcaggatatgctgtACTCACGACGGGTGCcactggtggggcaggatatgcagTACTCACGACGGGTGCCACTGGTGAGGCACGATATGCTGTACTCacgacgggtgccaccggtggggcacgATATGCTGTACTCacgacgggtgccaccggtggggcacgATATGCTGTACTCacgacgggtgccaccggtggggcacgATATGCTGTACTCacgacgggtgccaccggtggggaaCGATATGCTGTACTCacgacgggtgccaccggtggggcacgATATGCAGTACTCacgacgggtgccaccggtggggcacgATATGCTGTACTCacgacgggtgccaccggtggggcacgATATGCAGTACTCacgacgggtgccaccggtggggcacgATATGCTGTACTCacgacgggtgccaccggtggggcactTATGctgtactcatga